The Pedobacter roseus genome contains a region encoding:
- a CDS encoding LytR/AlgR family response regulator transcription factor encodes MIAIAIDDEPIALDIIKSHASKVPFVELQETFTDAFAAITYLQHNKVDLIFLDIKMPDISGIDFLKSLSKPPMVIFTTAYTEHAVQSFELDAVDYLLKPFSLSRFLKACNKAQELFNLRGQKQEAKTDYIFVKDGYEQIKVNLNEICYVEASGNYTQIQLKDKLLSSRITINDLADLLPKTDFIRCHRAFIVAKNKVSKFDRSQIWIGDKIIPIGATYGGIQLT; translated from the coding sequence ATGATTGCCATTGCTATAGATGATGAACCGATTGCACTTGATATTATAAAATCGCATGCCTCAAAAGTTCCGTTTGTAGAATTGCAGGAAACTTTTACTGATGCTTTTGCAGCCATCACTTACCTTCAGCATAACAAGGTTGACCTGATTTTTCTGGACATTAAAATGCCTGACATTAGTGGGATTGATTTTTTAAAGAGTTTAAGCAAGCCACCCATGGTTATTTTTACTACGGCCTACACGGAACATGCAGTGCAAAGTTTTGAACTTGATGCTGTTGATTATTTGTTAAAACCTTTTTCACTTTCGCGTTTTTTGAAGGCCTGCAATAAGGCACAAGAACTCTTTAACCTGCGTGGCCAGAAGCAGGAAGCCAAAACGGACTACATTTTTGTAAAAGATGGTTATGAACAAATTAAGGTGAATTTAAATGAAATCTGCTATGTGGAAGCCTCGGGAAATTACACGCAGATCCAGCTTAAGGATAAATTACTGAGCTCGCGCATTACCATTAACGATCTGGCTGATTTACTACCAAAAACAGATTTTATCCGCTGCCACCGGGCTTTTATTGTGGCCAAAAACAAAGTATCCAAATTTGACCGCAGCCAAATTTGGATAGGAGATAAAATTATACCCATTGGAGCCACTTATGGTGGAATACAACTTACTTAA
- a CDS encoding Spx/MgsR family RNA polymerase-binding regulatory protein: MTVYGIPNCNTVKKSLDWLKAHQVDFEFHDFKKKSITEEKLNEWCNTFGWETVLNRKGLTWKKLTKEEQAKIDNQALAVAYLKENTSAIKRPIIEQNSKAILIGFDDDNYLKTLA; the protein is encoded by the coding sequence ATGACCGTTTACGGAATTCCAAATTGCAACACAGTTAAAAAATCGCTCGATTGGTTAAAAGCACATCAGGTAGATTTCGAATTTCACGATTTTAAGAAAAAGAGCATTACCGAAGAAAAATTAAACGAATGGTGTAATACTTTTGGCTGGGAAACCGTGCTGAATCGAAAAGGTTTAACCTGGAAAAAACTTACTAAAGAGGAGCAGGCAAAAATTGATAATCAGGCACTGGCCGTTGCCTATCTAAAAGAGAATACCAGCGCCATAAAACGCCCGATTATTGAACAAAATAGCAAGGCCATATTAATTGGATTTGACGATGACAATTATTTAAAAACACTAGCCTGA
- a CDS encoding sensor histidine kinase: MEILSGNSSAIKSKNINQLEFWISTTLYILALISICTQTTYRSGGAYRFSESSVEYSIMANFFLPEIFKISIIYFSFLLFNFVSMPQLAKGRNVTMNLIMTIAVTAFSIIGWMIANTYSEAYRLVDYDDMDRGYDIFFGEAFTYIFFIYLLFNAYAYFNERGMELFNKIHFLKSYNQNIVSEIFVSTKIWLITLMIFTAVLSIKIDYELLVIWIVVPPVNIIIAFCAIYYIIPNLRKDFKGFGRYFWGNVGITIIVSLLLLIVLIPFMRNGAVVPITLILNAICLICITTPSAWYVYKHKFEKLSEIQMLKTELGKSDANLNFLKSQINPHFLFNALNTLFGTALQENAERTGEGIQKLGDMMRFMLHENTQDKISLTREVEYLNNYIDLQKLRTSRSADIRIDTHIEEQLNNLQITPMLLIPFIENAFKHGISLQQPSYIKITLQTKEKTLYFDVSNSIYIKADNDPEKLKSGIGLENVKQRLSLLYYGKHELIIRESANEFFVHLTLQLD, from the coding sequence ATGGAAATTCTTTCAGGTAATTCATCTGCTATCAAATCTAAAAATATCAACCAGCTTGAGTTTTGGATTTCTACAACATTATACATTCTTGCATTGATCAGCATTTGCACACAAACCACTTATAGATCTGGCGGGGCTTACCGTTTTTCTGAAAGTTCTGTTGAATACAGCATCATGGCGAATTTCTTTCTTCCTGAAATATTCAAGATCAGTATCATTTACTTCAGTTTTTTGCTTTTCAATTTTGTTTCAATGCCTCAACTGGCAAAGGGCCGTAATGTTACGATGAATCTGATTATGACCATTGCCGTTACTGCATTTTCTATTATTGGATGGATGATAGCCAACACCTATTCGGAAGCTTACCGCCTTGTGGATTATGATGATATGGACCGCGGTTACGACATATTTTTTGGAGAAGCTTTTACCTATATATTTTTTATTTACTTGCTTTTTAACGCTTACGCCTATTTTAACGAGCGTGGCATGGAGCTTTTTAATAAAATTCATTTTTTAAAGAGTTATAATCAGAATATTGTATCAGAGATATTTGTGAGCACAAAAATCTGGCTGATTACGCTCATGATCTTTACTGCGGTACTTTCTATTAAAATAGATTATGAGTTACTGGTGATTTGGATTGTTGTGCCACCGGTAAATATTATTATTGCCTTTTGTGCCATTTATTATATCATTCCAAACCTAAGAAAGGATTTTAAAGGCTTTGGCCGGTATTTTTGGGGAAATGTAGGTATAACAATTATTGTTTCACTTTTGCTCTTAATTGTTCTTATTCCTTTTATGCGCAATGGCGCAGTTGTGCCAATAACCTTAATTTTAAATGCAATCTGCCTAATCTGCATTACCACGCCATCTGCCTGGTACGTTTACAAACATAAATTTGAAAAACTGAGTGAAATCCAAATGCTAAAAACGGAGCTGGGAAAATCGGATGCGAACCTGAATTTCTTAAAATCGCAGATCAATCCACACTTTTTGTTCAATGCTTTAAATACCCTGTTTGGAACGGCTTTACAAGAAAATGCGGAAAGAACGGGTGAAGGCATACAGAAACTGGGCGATATGATGCGTTTTATGCTGCATGAGAATACCCAGGATAAAATTTCATTAACGCGCGAGGTAGAATACCTGAATAATTATATCGATTTACAAAAGCTGCGTACTTCGCGCTCTGCGGATATCAGGATAGATACGCATATTGAAGAACAATTGAATAACCTACAGATTACGCCAATGCTATTGATTCCTTTTATCGAAAATGCATTTAAACATGGGATTAGTTTGCAACAGCCATCGTATATTAAAATTACATTACAGACAAAAGAAAAGACTTTATATTTCGATGTGAGTAACAGCATTTACATCAAGGCCGATAACGATCCCGAAAAATTGAAAAGTGGTATCGGACTCGAAAATGTTAAGCAACGTTTATCATTGCTTTACTACGGAAAACATGAATTGATTATCCGCGAAAGTGCTAACGAGTTTTTTGTTCATTTAACTTTGCAGTTGGATTAG
- a CDS encoding carboxypeptidase-like regulatory domain-containing protein codes for MYKLIIFLLLALPMGVFAQTVTTGTVFDYSKKTLSLPGVSIRNLNSKKSTSTNREGKYAIAANIGDLIEFSAVGYHTDTLYLTNLLNRTIYLPVKSNSLKDVDISAVRMNSQVTDAKDPLAEKYTLLNTGGNLNRKRMKDKVGGLNLNLGYGKYKRQQRKEADLEEKEMYQDEIDENFTPKAITDLTKLEGEELKNFMIIYRPSIEAVKAERPFRYAFYISRAFVAWKKLSPQERKLQDLPKLKAN; via the coding sequence ATGTACAAACTGATCATTTTTCTATTGCTTGCCTTACCTATGGGCGTTTTTGCACAAACGGTAACTACGGGTACAGTTTTCGATTATTCGAAAAAAACACTCTCACTGCCTGGCGTTTCCATCAGAAACCTGAACAGTAAAAAATCTACAAGTACCAACAGAGAAGGTAAATATGCCATCGCAGCCAACATTGGCGATCTGATTGAGTTTTCTGCTGTAGGCTATCACACCGATACGCTTTATTTAACTAATCTACTAAACAGGACCATCTATCTTCCTGTAAAATCGAACAGTTTAAAAGATGTAGATATTTCCGCAGTGCGGATGAACAGCCAGGTAACCGATGCTAAAGACCCACTGGCAGAGAAATATACCCTACTTAATACCGGGGGCAACCTAAACCGTAAGCGTATGAAGGATAAGGTTGGGGGTTTGAACCTGAATTTAGGTTACGGTAAATATAAAAGACAGCAGCGTAAAGAAGCCGATTTAGAAGAAAAGGAAATGTACCAGGATGAAATCGACGAAAATTTTACGCCAAAGGCCATAACCGATCTGACCAAACTGGAAGGCGAAGAACTTAAAAACTTTATGATCATTTACAGGCCTTCAATTGAAGCGGTTAAGGCTGAAAGACCATTCCGTTATGCTTTTTACATCTCACGTGCCTTTGTAGCATGGAAAAAATTAAGTCCACAGGAAAGAAAATTGCAGGATCTGCCAAAATTAAAGGCTAATTAG
- the ytxJ gene encoding bacillithiol system redox-active protein YtxJ — protein sequence MTWVNLTSIEQLDEIKNASGFSLIFKHSTRCSISLMAKKNFEFDWDVIPADTKLYFLDLISYRDISNKIAEVFQVAHQSPQILLIKNGDCVLEASHSDISADEVAEVIAA from the coding sequence ATGACTTGGGTTAACTTAACTTCAATAGAACAACTTGATGAAATCAAAAACGCAAGCGGTTTTAGCCTTATTTTTAAGCACAGCACGCGATGCTCCATTAGTTTAATGGCTAAAAAGAATTTCGAATTTGATTGGGATGTAATTCCGGCAGATACAAAACTTTACTTTTTAGACCTGATCAGTTACCGCGACATTTCGAACAAAATTGCCGAAGTATTTCAGGTAGCCCATCAATCGCCACAGATTTTATTAATTAAAAATGGCGATTGTGTATTGGAAGCCTCGCACAGCGATATTTCTGCCGATGAAGTGGCCGAAGTGATTGCAGCTTAA
- a CDS encoding GIY-YIG nuclease family protein yields MKTYTVYILKCADNSYYTGVTNDIDRRLYEHENAVNPTCYTARKRPLILVFCEHFEDINEAISFEKQIKGWTRKKKEAIINDNWDKLKELAICKNITSHTNFTKS; encoded by the coding sequence ATGAAAACATATACCGTCTATATTTTAAAATGTGCAGATAACTCCTACTACACTGGAGTTACCAACGATATAGATAGAAGACTTTATGAACACGAAAACGCTGTAAACCCAACTTGCTATACCGCTAGAAAAAGACCTTTAATCTTAGTATTTTGCGAACATTTTGAAGACATTAACGAAGCAATAAGTTTTGAAAAACAAATTAAAGGCTGGACTAGAAAAAAGAAAGAGGCTATTATAAATGATAACTGGGATAAACTTAAAGAATTAGCCATTTGCAAAAATATAACCAGCCATACTAATTTTACTAAATCATAG
- a CDS encoding alpha-2-macroglobulin family protein, with protein MNISLRLPALFFLLILMSLHVSAQQKYTLNDFYRVDSIANLTKPKDALALIEKINEQARQTHNTPLLVKSVIYRMVFRSYLEENAFDKILIDLRKDIGNAKQPEKSILQSLLAETYWNYLQQNQWQINQRTQVQGDIGDDIKTWNIKKLNDETVKYYLLSLKESQVLQQTKVDTLDAVLAGDKKYRSFRPTLYDLLAHRALDVLSNIQLGLTQYDDELIDMSNADWFGNRQAFLNITIPADSTSFKAQALQLFKNLIRFHQGNSNSSALADVDLKRLKFVQQHFTGEKQELYYNALSKLAEQSTQSEVFADILYEQALIHKNAQLPVDTNKQNLITAVVLAEKAIDAFPKSIGAENAKNLIEEIKSSSLSVKVKEFAQPDQPSQLYLSYKNTDTVQLRLYHSPEFKNDYEQFNNKADFLSFLRKNKTVRQWVIAVPKANDYQIHTLVDKIDALPFGSYTLIVQTINRTQNDTVYSNINFKVTAMAVINRSNIDKHEYFVSQLNNGAPLKNVTIRQRRYDYNTRKYIDGELLTTDGNGYASTTETQDGMSAALLKLGKDELQININNYNSYRDEEEERVILFTDRPIYRPGQTIYYKGLCLEILNGKNKIAVNKSVDISFNDANGKEISTTKLMSNDYGTFQGSFTIPMGILNGQMEIETEYGRIAVQVEEYKRPTFEVLFDKANKHYKLNDSIKVEGKASSFSGYSVSNAKVNYKVFRRVMDDYRLSYEQRSGIYGSRMYAERKQVAIGKTSTKEGGKFEITFFANVTDTRANYSYEIIADITDLNGETRSKTTAVNIGKKDIILNVSAEQVVYLSNKTDSISFSVTNLNNETIKADVKAEWSLLQAPSRLTNKSPFYAENYAMSKEAFIKNFPDDDYNNELEVAKWPVKSVEFKQNLSAKNGRGNLIFSQKDLNPGYYKISITAVNGQNDTVKVDKYLVIYHAVPAVIQSNLEWITPEVTVIKPNESAVFRLAGLAENSKAYYEVYYRDSIAEKVWINLSTKQSIVKIQPKVNYEDGFAVQFTMVHQGTVYNSMQEVKIVDPQKQLNIRFLTFRDKLQPGEKESWKLQISNNKGEKQMAEMVATLYDASLDNLKQMNWNTNLQTTFNYGFYNWNFNVNNVANPGYLWFLRKDRSYGLITRVYENLNLFGYNYYGGYNYGYRNYINNLQRAKRKGISPEALKKLAELENGKLIYGVVFDVQGEILPGVQVSVGKIVTTTNVFGIYTINAKVGETLNFSFIGFKRYSIKIGNKKRVDVTLKEDGTALNEVVVTGYGVQKKENLTGAVMQVRGAALKAKTPGLATEAIYGSRSAEAMIFPIAAEDKSTTLRQEIEPLKNLNVTPRTNFNELAFFYPQLLTDAKGEILIEFTIPQSLTRYKMMGFAHTKDLRTASITKELVTQKQLAIAINAPRFFREGDTILLSAKLNNLAGKKLSGNASLALTDALTGKAIQIFGTNDKSEKTFEVDDEGNTVLKWTVIIPSGISAITYKVLAQSAKFSDGEENTIPVLANAMLVTESMPINVRGNTTKTFDFEKLEKSGSSKTMRNQGLTFEFTSNPVWYAVQALPYLMEYPYECAEQTFSRFYANSFATGIINSSPKIKTVFEQWKNTNNGEALLSNLEKNQELKSILLEETPWVRNADNETERKKRLATLFDLNRMTYELKANFEKLEKMQFNNGAFPWFSGMREDRYITQHIVLGMGQLKKLKMVDEKAYPKFNAMLNKAIIYLDAALVQDYKNEVKGKYFAYLPLHYLFARSYTNQKNTSADFVKAKDFYLKKLASNWKTFDTYQLAQAALVLNRNGNSVEAKKIITLLSQTAQQNDELGMYWATNKAGWWWYQSPVETQALLIEAFDEVANDTKAVEEMKIWLLKNKQTNDWKTTKATTAACYALLMRGTDLLAESNEPEITIGGQKLAELEQPNATKEAGTGYQKVSIAGANVKPEMGRVEVKNNNQTIAWGALYWQYFEQLDKITSANTGVKIKKQLFIQKASNKGDVLTPLTTSNVLAPGDLLKVRIEINCDRDMEYIHLKDMRSSGFEPVNVISQYKYQDGLGYYESTKDASTNFFISYMPKGTYVFEYPLRVTHAGNFSNGITSLQSMYAPEFTTHSAGIRVSVK; from the coding sequence ATGAATATATCATTACGCCTCCCCGCCTTATTTTTTCTCCTCATTTTGATGTCGTTACATGTTTCTGCACAACAAAAATATACGCTCAACGATTTTTACAGGGTCGATTCTATCGCCAACCTTACTAAACCAAAGGATGCACTTGCTTTGATTGAAAAAATAAATGAGCAGGCACGTCAAACGCATAATACGCCTTTGCTCGTTAAATCGGTGATTTACCGGATGGTGTTTCGGAGTTACCTGGAAGAAAATGCTTTTGATAAGATTTTGATCGATTTGCGTAAAGATATTGGCAATGCCAAACAGCCCGAAAAAAGCATTTTACAGTCGCTTTTAGCCGAAACTTATTGGAATTATCTACAACAAAACCAGTGGCAAATTAATCAGCGTACACAGGTGCAAGGCGATATTGGCGATGACATTAAAACCTGGAACATTAAAAAATTAAATGATGAAACCGTAAAATATTACTTGTTGTCGTTAAAAGAGAGCCAGGTTTTACAGCAGACGAAGGTAGATACTTTAGATGCGGTTTTAGCCGGGGATAAAAAATACAGAAGCTTTAGACCTACTTTATACGACCTGCTGGCCCACCGTGCCCTCGATGTTTTAAGTAATATACAACTAGGCCTTACACAATATGATGATGAATTAATCGACATGAGCAATGCTGATTGGTTTGGTAACAGACAGGCATTTTTAAACATTACCATACCGGCCGATAGCACTTCATTTAAAGCACAGGCTTTGCAGCTGTTTAAAAACCTGATCAGATTTCATCAGGGCAACAGTAATTCTTCAGCACTGGCAGATGTGGATTTAAAAAGATTAAAATTTGTACAACAGCATTTTACAGGCGAAAAACAAGAATTGTACTATAACGCTTTAAGTAAGTTGGCTGAGCAAAGTACCCAAAGCGAAGTTTTTGCCGATATTTTATACGAGCAGGCGCTTATACATAAAAATGCACAATTGCCTGTTGATACCAATAAACAAAACCTGATTACGGCAGTTGTTTTAGCCGAAAAAGCGATTGATGCTTTCCCTAAAAGCATTGGGGCAGAGAATGCCAAAAATTTAATTGAAGAGATTAAAAGCAGTAGTTTATCGGTTAAGGTAAAAGAATTCGCACAGCCCGATCAACCAAGCCAATTATATCTATCCTACAAAAATACAGATACCGTACAGCTGAGATTGTACCATTCGCCAGAATTTAAAAATGACTATGAACAGTTTAACAATAAGGCCGATTTTCTATCTTTTTTAAGAAAAAATAAAACGGTTAGGCAGTGGGTGATAGCTGTTCCGAAGGCCAACGATTATCAAATCCACACTTTAGTTGATAAAATTGACGCATTGCCTTTTGGCAGTTATACTTTAATTGTGCAGACCATTAATCGCACGCAGAACGATACCGTTTATAGTAACATCAATTTTAAGGTTACAGCCATGGCGGTTATTAATAGGAGCAATATTGATAAGCACGAATATTTTGTTAGTCAGCTGAATAATGGTGCGCCCTTAAAAAACGTAACAATCAGACAACGGAGATATGATTACAATACCCGTAAATATATTGATGGTGAATTGTTAACTACCGATGGGAATGGTTATGCCAGTACAACCGAAACCCAGGATGGCATGAGTGCCGCATTACTAAAGCTTGGGAAGGATGAATTACAGATCAACATTAATAATTACAACAGTTATAGGGATGAGGAAGAGGAACGTGTAATTCTATTTACCGACAGACCAATCTACCGCCCGGGACAAACCATTTATTATAAAGGATTGTGTTTGGAAATCCTGAATGGAAAAAATAAAATCGCCGTAAATAAATCGGTTGATATTTCTTTTAACGATGCCAATGGAAAAGAGATTAGCACAACCAAATTAATGAGTAACGATTACGGCACATTTCAAGGTTCGTTTACCATTCCAATGGGCATATTAAATGGTCAGATGGAAATTGAAACCGAATATGGCCGTATTGCTGTGCAGGTTGAAGAATATAAACGGCCTACTTTTGAGGTGCTTTTTGATAAAGCCAACAAACATTATAAACTGAATGATAGCATTAAAGTAGAGGGCAAGGCCAGTTCTTTTTCTGGCTATTCGGTGAGCAACGCGAAGGTAAATTATAAAGTTTTCCGCAGAGTGATGGATGATTACAGGCTCAGCTACGAGCAGCGGAGTGGCATTTATGGCTCAAGGATGTATGCAGAAAGAAAACAGGTAGCCATTGGCAAAACGAGCACCAAAGAAGGTGGTAAATTCGAGATTACTTTTTTTGCAAACGTTACAGATACCAGGGCAAATTATAGCTACGAAATTATAGCTGATATAACCGATTTAAATGGCGAAACCCGTTCGAAAACGACCGCTGTAAATATAGGAAAAAAGGATATAATACTTAATGTAAGCGCAGAGCAGGTTGTGTATTTGAGCAATAAAACAGATAGTATTTCCTTTTCGGTTACCAATTTAAACAACGAAACCATTAAGGCTGATGTTAAAGCGGAGTGGAGTTTATTGCAGGCGCCATCAAGGCTGACAAACAAGAGCCCGTTTTATGCCGAAAATTATGCCATGAGCAAGGAGGCGTTTATTAAAAATTTTCCTGATGATGACTATAACAATGAACTCGAAGTAGCCAAATGGCCGGTAAAATCAGTAGAATTTAAGCAAAACCTTAGTGCCAAAAATGGTCGTGGAAACTTAATTTTTAGTCAGAAAGACCTAAATCCAGGTTACTATAAAATCAGCATAACGGCTGTAAATGGACAGAATGATACGGTTAAAGTAGATAAATACCTGGTTATTTATCATGCAGTACCTGCGGTAATACAATCAAACCTCGAATGGATTACGCCAGAAGTTACTGTGATCAAACCAAACGAAAGTGCTGTATTCCGTTTGGCAGGTTTGGCAGAAAACAGTAAGGCTTATTACGAAGTTTATTATCGCGATAGCATAGCCGAAAAAGTGTGGATCAATTTATCGACGAAACAAAGCATTGTTAAAATACAACCAAAAGTTAATTATGAAGATGGTTTTGCCGTACAGTTTACCATGGTACATCAAGGTACTGTTTACAACTCCATGCAAGAGGTTAAAATTGTAGATCCGCAGAAACAACTGAACATCCGCTTTTTAACCTTTCGCGATAAGTTACAGCCCGGCGAAAAGGAAAGCTGGAAACTGCAGATCAGTAATAACAAGGGAGAAAAACAAATGGCCGAAATGGTGGCAACACTTTACGATGCAAGTTTAGACAACCTTAAGCAAATGAACTGGAATACCAATCTGCAAACCACTTTTAATTATGGTTTCTATAACTGGAATTTCAATGTAAATAATGTTGCTAACCCAGGTTACCTATGGTTTTTAAGAAAGGATAGGAGTTATGGCTTGATTACCCGGGTTTATGAAAACCTTAATCTGTTTGGTTATAACTATTATGGCGGATACAATTATGGCTACCGGAACTACATCAACAATTTACAAAGGGCCAAACGAAAAGGCATATCTCCGGAAGCGTTAAAAAAACTAGCGGAGTTAGAAAATGGTAAATTAATTTATGGGGTGGTGTTTGATGTTCAGGGCGAAATACTGCCTGGCGTACAGGTTAGCGTAGGTAAAATAGTAACCACCACCAATGTTTTTGGTATTTACACCATTAATGCCAAAGTAGGGGAGACGCTTAATTTTTCTTTTATCGGCTTTAAGCGCTATTCTATAAAAATAGGCAATAAAAAAAGAGTTGATGTAACGCTGAAAGAAGATGGTACAGCTTTAAACGAAGTAGTTGTGACGGGCTATGGCGTGCAAAAAAAGGAAAATTTAACAGGAGCAGTAATGCAGGTTAGGGGCGCTGCTTTAAAAGCGAAGACTCCTGGCTTAGCCACAGAAGCGATTTATGGCAGTAGATCTGCCGAGGCGATGATCTTTCCAATAGCAGCTGAAGATAAGTCAACAACGCTACGTCAGGAAATTGAACCGCTTAAGAACTTAAACGTAACCCCCCGCACCAACTTTAACGAACTTGCATTTTTTTATCCGCAGTTGTTAACCGATGCCAAAGGCGAGATCTTAATCGAATTTACCATCCCGCAAAGTTTAACCCGCTATAAAATGATGGGTTTTGCACATACTAAAGATTTAAGAACAGCATCCATCACCAAGGAGCTGGTTACGCAAAAACAACTGGCCATTGCCATTAATGCGCCACGTTTTTTCAGAGAAGGAGATACCATTTTATTAAGCGCTAAACTCAATAACCTGGCAGGTAAAAAACTATCGGGTAATGCCAGTTTAGCACTTACCGATGCTTTAACCGGTAAAGCAATCCAGATTTTTGGTACAAATGATAAATCAGAAAAAACTTTTGAAGTGGATGATGAGGGCAATACTGTTTTAAAATGGACAGTAATAATCCCATCAGGCATTAGTGCCATTACCTATAAAGTTCTGGCCCAAAGTGCCAAATTTAGCGATGGTGAAGAAAATACCATTCCGGTTTTAGCAAATGCCATGCTGGTAACCGAAAGTATGCCCATAAATGTGCGTGGCAACACCACCAAAACATTCGATTTCGAAAAACTCGAAAAATCGGGCAGTTCCAAAACCATGCGTAACCAGGGTTTGACTTTCGAGTTTACCTCCAACCCGGTTTGGTATGCGGTGCAGGCATTACCTTACTTAATGGAATATCCTTACGAGTGTGCCGAGCAAACTTTTAGCCGCTTTTATGCCAATAGTTTTGCAACGGGAATTATTAATTCATCGCCAAAAATTAAAACGGTTTTTGAACAATGGAAAAACACCAATAATGGCGAAGCATTGTTATCGAACCTGGAGAAAAACCAGGAATTGAAATCGATTTTATTAGAAGAAACTCCCTGGGTACGCAATGCAGATAATGAAACTGAACGTAAAAAACGTTTGGCTACACTTTTCGACTTAAACAGAATGACCTATGAGTTAAAAGCTAATTTTGAGAAGTTAGAAAAAATGCAGTTTAATAACGGTGCATTCCCATGGTTTAGTGGCATGCGGGAAGATAGGTACATTACCCAACACATTGTTTTGGGCATGGGTCAGTTAAAAAAGCTGAAAATGGTTGATGAAAAGGCTTATCCTAAATTTAATGCCATGCTCAATAAAGCAATTATTTATCTGGATGCAGCATTGGTACAAGATTATAAAAATGAAGTGAAAGGAAAATATTTTGCTTATTTGCCGCTGCATTACCTGTTTGCCAGAAGTTATACCAATCAAAAAAATACCAGTGCCGATTTTGTGAAGGCGAAAGATTTTTACCTCAAAAAACTGGCATCCAACTGGAAAACTTTCGATACCTATCAGTTGGCGCAAGCAGCATTGGTGCTCAACAGAAACGGCAATAGTGTAGAGGCGAAAAAAATCATTACGCTGTTAAGTCAAACTGCACAACAAAATGACGAACTGGGCATGTACTGGGCTACCAACAAGGCAGGTTGGTGGTGGTACCAAAGTCCCGTTGAAACGCAGGCTTTATTGATTGAAGCTTTTGATGAAGTAGCCAATGATACCAAAGCGGTAGAGGAAATGAAAATCTGGTTGCTCAAAAATAAACAAACCAACGATTGGAAAACCACCAAAGCTACTACAGCTGCCTGTTATGCCTTATTAATGAGAGGAACCGATTTACTAGCCGAAAGTAATGAACCTGAGATCACCATTGGTGGTCAGAAATTGGCGGAATTGGAACAACCCAATGCTACAAAAGAGGCCGGAACCGGTTATCAGAAAGTAAGCATTGCAGGTGCAAATGTAAAACCCGAAATGGGCAGGGTAGAGGTTAAAAACAATAACCAAACCATAGCATGGGGCGCACTATACTGGCAATATTTTGAGCAATTGGATAAAATTACATCAGCTAATACCGGGGTCAAAATAAAGAAACAATTATTTATTCAGAAAGCCAGCAATAAAGGTGATGTGTTAACGCCGCTTACTACCAGCAATGTTTTGGCACCAGGCGATTTATTGAAGGTGCGTATAGAAATTAACTGCGATAGGGATATGGAATATATCCATTTAAAAGATATGCGTTCATCAGGTTTCGAACCCGTAAATGTGATCTCCCAATATAAATATCAGGATGGTTTGGGTTATTATGAAAGTACTAAAGATGCTTCAACCAATTTCTTTATCAGTTACATGCCAAAAGGAACTTATGTGTTCGAATATCCGTTAAGGGTTACGCATGCAGGCAATTTTTCGAACGGGATTACCAGTTTGCAAAGCATGTATGCGCCAGAGTTTACCACGCATTCTGCAGGGATAAGGGTAAGTGTCAAATAA
- the ribH gene encoding 6,7-dimethyl-8-ribityllumazine synthase, producing MSTQLKNLSDFSHTTVPSGANYKFGIIVAEWNAEITGALYNGALKTLLANGVAEENIISLPVPGSFELTGGAEILLSKRSDIDAVICLGCVIQGDTKHFDFICDAVAQGVTNVGIKYSKPVIFGVLTTNNLEQAQDRAGGKHGNKGDEAAITAIKMADFSAQI from the coding sequence ATGTCAACACAATTAAAAAATCTATCCGATTTCTCTCATACCACCGTTCCTAGCGGTGCAAACTATAAATTCGGAATTATTGTAGCCGAGTGGAATGCCGAAATTACCGGTGCTTTATACAATGGCGCATTAAAAACCCTGTTAGCAAATGGCGTTGCCGAAGAAAATATTATTTCTTTACCGGTACCCGGAAGTTTTGAATTAACCGGTGGTGCAGAAATTCTGTTGAGCAAAAGAAGCGATATTGATGCGGTAATCTGCTTAGGCTGTGTAATACAGGGCGATACCAAACATTTCGATTTTATTTGCGATGCAGTGGCACAAGGTGTAACCAATGTTGGCATTAAATACAGTAAACCGGTTATTTTTGGGGTGCTAACCACCAATAATTTAGAGCAGGCGCAAGACCGTGCAGGCGGCAAACATGGCAATAAAGGCGATGAAGCTGCAATTACAGCAATTAAAATGGCCGATTTTTCTGCACAGATTTAA